The genomic window ATGGCGTCGTTCCTGGCGATGCAGCTTGTCGGCTTATCGGAGCAGAACCCGGTAACGATATTGGCTCCGCCGGACGAGATGGTGATGAATCGAATCGGAGAGTTCGAGGAGTATCCATCGTTCTTTCTCCGGCACGCCGTGCCGTGCAGGCTTCTTTGGAACGATCTGGTGAATTTCAAGGGTGATACGGAGCTTCCTACGTTCGTGGAAGGGTTCGGGATCAACATCACGAGATCCAATGGCGTATTGAATCTGAACGGAGTGACGGTTTTCTTCCCTGACATGTTCTTCAACGATAAGGTGGTTGTTCACGGCGTCAGTGACGTTGTGGCTTTGCAGGACAGTAGCAAGACGAGTAACAACAAAGCTGTGGAGTCTTCTCTTTTTCACTATGATGGATTCAACAGCACCGATGACGAAATTATGTTTGATCCCGGTGAATTCTGAGGGTTCTCTCTACTTTTTGTGATTCATGTAGATTCggatttccattttcattttcattttccacGCATGCTTGCTTGCTAGTCACGCCAAAACCTCCATCTGGTTTATAAAGTCAACTTTTTAAGAATGAATATCAGTCATATCCAAGTCAACCACTTCATTCTCATTTTCTATTGCTTTAACAGGTGATCATGTTCTTATTCTAGATTTCGTTTTTTATGATTCAGTTGGAAAACTGGTAGGTAGATAAAAATACGAATTAATTTGATCGAATATTCTAGAAACATGGATTCACGAGTAGTTTCTTAATTCTTTTTGCTCTTGCTTTTATCTAAATATTCCTTTTCCTCCATTAATTCTGCACCGCTATTTTTGAAGAAGGGAGAAAAATCTATCAATTATCAAACATATTTTCAACTTGGTTCGTAATTCAATCAAAAAAGAAGGGAGAAGGTCCAAAGCTGAAAAATCTTGTAAAATAGCTTATTCTTTACAAAGGCAAAATGTATATGTATATGGTATACACTACTTTGGTTACTATTCTCCAACTAAAGATGTTGCTTCGCTCCACCTTTGTTTCTTCCCGCTATATGTGGCACAGTAAAATAATATATAAGCCTAtatttatactaaaaactattttACAATCTATACTTCACTACCAGCATTTGACAATGACGAATTCGTACTATTGCGGTTCTTGCTAAATCTGCTCTTTAGTTTTTCTGATAAGGATAGCTTCCCAAACACATCCCCTTTTCCGGGGCGGTTGGCATATAGTAACCAGAGAACAAGGCAGAGCAAGACGCCAACTGAAATGAGTCCCAGTCCTGCATTGACAATCTTGAGATAATGGGTTAATGGAGGACAGTAACTTGTGGTGATTCCTGCAAATGCATCCCTGACAAAATTGCAATTCTGAAGGTTAAGCAAAAGCGGTGTGTAATGTTCTAATGCATAGCTTTCATTAACTGCAGCAACTAATTGCGAGTAAATCGCCGGGGTCACCCTCCCAACTGTTGTGCAAATACCAGATTCAGATACCTCACATTCGTAGTTCTTCCAAACCTGCAAAAGTTTTAAACAAGTTCAGTGAGATTCTTATATTTCATTCAGCAGAAATAGACACTATAGCCTAATGCTAAAAAATACTGGATCCAAATCAAGAGATCCAGCTATCCAAGCTAAAATAACTAGCATTCTTCTCCCACACAAACACAGCCGAATTTATTAGGTTCGAGCAGAGAGGTGCACAGAGCCACAGACGATTGAAACAAGAATAATGCTACATAAACCCAGCCGACCGAAAATCTCAGTAATTAAGTCAAGTAAtgtttttaaacaaaaaattaccaTTGAAGCATTGGCAGAAGAAACTTCTTGAGCTGTACACTGCCGCTCTTGATACTGAGGGTCAAAGGGATAGCACAAAGATGGCATTCCAGGCCCAGACTGGTTGTAGTAACCCAGACTACCTTTTGTTGCATTTATGTTCGCGGTGTTGTAAATGAACTGATTGACAACATTCGCAATGTTGTTGACTACTTGCTTACTTTGAAAAAGTGTTTTGTTTGTGGTTCTCTGATCAACACATGGAAGAATATCACTAAGTGCGGATTCTGTATGTGGATTCTCCACCCATTCTCCCATAGCCATACAGGTATCAGAAATTGCActgtgataaaaaaaattgtattacaGTTTAATGAATGAAAAGAAAGGGGATCGCTCTTGCTGAATATGGTAAACAAGGATTGTTTTATAATGGCTTACTTATTAATGATCATGAACATTCCACAAAGAATGAATGTGGTTGCAACCAGTAACCAACCACTGATAACAAATCTGCAATAACATTCTGAAATCAGATATAGAAGAATGTGGAAAACACCAACACTTCAGGCAGACAGAGCCACAGAGGCATGATAAGCCAAGGTAATATCAAGAGGCACAAACAGAGGAAACTCACATGAGGATTGCATGTCGATGTCCGAGGATAGATAGCACTGCAACAAACACAACATAGCCATAAGCAAGAGTTCTAGAGCATGAGTATAAAAGTAGCTAGATTGATTTAAAATACATACACAATCCAATTACTGCCAGCAGAAGCATCACTGCTGCCACGACTATCAAAGCTAGATGCCTACAAAAAAAGTCCACATTTTAGGATCATATATGATGGAATATTTATATTTCAAAATGACAAGTCCTCGGTTTTATGATTCATACACAGCATCGAATACTCTTCGAACTTTAACAGAATTTTCTTCCGTCTTCTCCGAAAGTGTATTTGCTGCAGTATTTAGATCCACATTCAACTTGTCAATATCATCCATGACATCAGATGGAAGAGGGATCTGATTGACATTGATAGTTTTTGCAAGGGAGAGATACTCGGTGACATTTCTTAGAGTCTGCACTGTATAATCTGACTGATTAACAACATATTGTAGGGTACCCAAGGCCTCGCCATGAAACTTATCTTGCCCAACAGAAAGAAGGATACATCCCGTTCTGCGAAGATTAAAGAGAATTGGATGTCAGTAATCAGGACAGGTTGGATTCGTCTCCAAGTAAATATGAACAAACAATGAAGCAATGGTAAATAATAGATTTCATAGAACTTCAAATACTTTTGTGGGCAAATAATGGTGAAAGTTTTCAGAGAACAAAAAACTACACTAAACATTTGTAATATGTAACATGTAACATGTAAATACCAAGGAATATCTGGCAACTActaatggaaagcaaagatgattAAAGAACCCATTTTCCCCATGTAAGATGCAAAGAACAAGGCCAGGGGGATTGTGAGGAAATAAAACATCCTATCAAGAAGTTAACAAaaaaaaagcattaaagtaaGTAAAGAGAATTACACTACTGCAAAGGTGAATGATATCAGCAGTATAAGACAAATCCTTTGTGAACGATTTGATTCTTTGTGTTTGATACTAATTCCCCATCCACAGCATAGATGAATCCCAAGTGCTAAGCCAAACGAGATGAACCATAGCACAGCAAGAATGAAACCAGCCGCACCCGTGAATCCAACTGACTGCAAATATTTGGTGACAAATGGTTAGCTGAAAATCTTTGGAAAGCAAAGTAACATCAAAGAAACATGGACAAAAATGCAAAATACAATACAGGGAATGCAATGAGGATGTGAAAGAATAGCACTCTCCGTTTCAATGCTAAATGAACAAAGCACCAAGTGATTACTGAATAAACTCATTCAAGAACACCATGAAAAGTAGGAATGACAAATAGCACTTACAGCCCAATAATGGCGATCTGTAATATCCCAACCACCTCGGTATCGTCGAAATCCTCTAAGAATGTCGGGTCTTTTGGTCCTGTTTGCCGCCAAGACAAGAGTATCCTCACCATTAGGCCCTGGTGCTGGACCCATGTGTGTCATCTGACTCATTTCATACTTCCATGGACCCAAATTCTCTTCTCCTCCTGAAAACAAAGAAGGAACAGACCAGTCACAACCATAACAGATAAATCCAATCCCATCAAAACAACAAAACTTGCACATTTTGAGCTTCAATTAGTTATGTGGGATCAATCCAAATGAATTAAAACTTGgcacaaagttttgatctttcaTCCCAAATCCTCAGCTTAGCAAGATCTGCACCTAATCCTAACTCCTAACCCATCACCATAACAAAAGAAGAGAGGGAGGCACACGATTAGACGAACCTATGATAAACTTCACCGGAGGCAGGTCGGAGCCACTTTGAGACAGAGCTGAAATCGAGCTCAGAGACATGAAGAGAGTGAAGAAGAAGAGCAAGAATAAGGAAAACCCATTGAAGGAAACTCCTTTCATTACGGGTCCACCGTAAGAAACAGTGTCACTCAGAATCACACACACTTGAGTGCAGTGGCTGCACCATTTGGGGTTCAGAGTGAGGGAGGAAGCATGAGCGCCAGAATGTGTTCTGTTACGGGTTTAGCGCTTTATTGAAGGCTAATTCCGAGTAAAGTACGGAACTTGGAAGATTTTAtgggaagaaagagagagaagatcgCAATCGCAATCACAATCACATGCCATGCCATGCGGATGGGTGCTAACGGTGGAGATTGACGTCACGAATACCAAAATGGAAAAAAGGCGGGTTCAGCTTCCACCGTGTCACTGTGTTGTTATTGCGGTGCCCACTTAACCTAATCTTTAATTAAATGTTACTTAAGTCGTGTTAATTACTACTCACTCCCAAGTTTCCTCATTCTCATTGCACCGCACCTGCTTACTTGTTCTTTTGTCgtttttgctttccttttatgtatTTATTAGGTTAGATATATTTTTAGTCTTCAATTCTTTTACCTGTCCTTTTCTACCCACATATAATATAAGTACAATTAACTGCTACATGTAATCTTTATTAAATTTCTATCTACTTACTGTAGATCTTGCCAAAGATTTTTCCAAAGGGTTGATTTTCCGTGTGTATGTAAAATTGTGAAAGCGAAAGCAGAATATATTATTAGCTTTGGAAAGGAGTATAAGAATAGTGGTGGAGTCTGGACTGGCATCCAATTGCATGGAAACAACCAACCACATGAATTTCTTACAGTAAGGGCAACATGGTAGGAACATCATGTGACGCTTCAAGGATAAAGGATGCATCATACTTGTACTTCTTAACAccaaaaatcattaaaaaaaaaaagatgaatagtttttagtaaaaaaaaaagataattgaCCAATATTAattgaaatatagaacaaaaatacaaatattgattatttaacattttttataaCAAACATCATGGGTCATGATAAGAAACATATAAGAATAATCCCATATATATGTTCTGGTAAGAATATTCTTTTCTACATTATACGTCAGATTCTGGACGTTGACGACAAGAGATGACCTTATTCGTCGCTTAAAGTATCCTCTTCGAACACAAATCCAAACGTGGTACTTGCAAAAAGgattccgacgctcaagtcagtaaaaTATCTCTCAAAACTTGCGTGTATAATCGAGTTATTACTGTATGACTTGTGTGTTTAGACTACTCATGTTGCTGCCGTTTTATAAGTCTTTAGGGCTTGAACTATTCAAGGGCTTGTTGAGCGGATCTCGGCTTTAGCCGAGATTCTTAGGGAGTATCGTTTACGTGATAAGTTCCCGTTTATCTgcaattttgaatttgattgacGTGGCCGAGATATAAGTCGTTACTTCCGAGTTTATAGGGTACGATACATAGCCCCCAAACTTGACTTGCCTATCCATTTATTAGCAAGTTGAGCTTTTATACAACTTATATCTCAGTTTGCCTTGCTGGACCTAGTAGCCCCCAAGTTCAACGATGCGTTTTCAAGCTTGCTCtgcttaaaaatttaaatttaacattaaaaaataagtgatgattaatttttaatttcgaaaaaatcTTTTCCTGTCCTAGGAAAACGTGCTACAATTAATTCCTTATTGACCGCATTTGAACAGTTTTGTCTTAGGGCATATCAACGGTTAATTTGTTGGTCCTCCCACTTAGTTAGTGGGTTGTAATAGCATTTGGTTACTGCTTTGTTCCTTTGGAAATCTCCCAAAAGCCCTTTTTTACTCTTATCTGGATTGACGATCGAAATGACTTCCAAAGGTTAGATTTTTCCTACTTTTGTTTCTTCCTCTTCGTTGTTTTTCTGTCATAGTTAGGAAAGGAATaatggaaaaagaaaaggaaaaagagaaatagaaaGTGGTTGAGGTTAAGAAAGATAATCCTTATCACTGGATGCACGATGATGTCAAGACGCGTGCTTCTTCGTATTCTAGTTCTGAGTCACTTCACGAGCTTCTTAGCTTGAAATTGACTAAGGACGATTTTGGTATTGCTGTTGAACTCCTTCCCTGTACTAGTGAGGATAGGATTTGTGAGCGGAGAGGAGACTGGGGGTAATTTTATATGTACACCCCTTGTTTTTCTGAGCTGCATGTGAAATTGTCTTTTTCGTTTTTTGAGTGTGATGTGCTAACTCAACTAAACTGTGCTCCTTCTCAGTTATACCCAAATTCTTGGGCGTTTTTTAGGGCTTTCCAGTGTTTGATGAATTTCATTGAGTATCCTCCTTCTTTGGGTGTTTTCTTTTCTCTGTTCCAATCCAAGGGGGTTCGAAAGGGTTTATGGGTATTCCTAAGTAGTTTTCCTGGTCGTTCCATCTTCTTACTTTATAAatcatctttcaaaaatttcaaatttctgtTTGTAAAAAAGTCCGGTCTATAGAGACCGAGTATCCTTTCTATCTTGATGACGAATTAATAGAGAAGTATCCGTTGTATTGTTATTCGGAGCCAATGCAATACTTgcggtttatataggagtgaggagGAGGATTTGGTTATGAATTTTTTGATTGAAAACTTTGCTGTTGGCGAGTGCTTGTCCATTCCTGAGATGTTGCATTTCGAAAAGGAAAATGATAAAGATGGATTAAGGACTTATATAGGTAATATAAGTGCTGttaatttatttctgattttttATGTTCTTCATTTTTTGTTTGTAGGAGGGCGAGTACCGCATCTGAGATCGTTTAGGTTACAATTGTTTCTGGacaagaaaaaggagaagggtGTTAGTGCTTCTGGGTTTCCAAAGGTGGGTGAGGGGGATGCGGCTTTTTCAACTGCGCAATCGGCCTCCTCAAAGAGGAAGAGGGATGGTTCTGAAAATTCTTTAGAAGTGTTGTTTGAGGGAGGTAAGGTTGCTACTGAAAGTTCAAGGTCGGTTTTTTATCGTTAGCGGAGACTCCACGGGTTTATCCCTGGGACGAGCTCGCATTCTCTTTGGAGTGATCAGTTTCCTTTGGCCGAGCTTTCTGATAGGGTTTCTCAGTACCCtgggctgcgtttgtttacagagataggacactgagacacaaaatcatgtttgacagaggagacatggacagagacagtgtatccagagacactgaattagtgtattttgtgtccatcctaacAGGAAGGACACGGGGATACTAACAAGGGACacaaacttattttttattttttctttcattattcttgttaatttttcataattatattttttattattatatttttcatctcaaaatttttgaatgaaaaaaatgagaataaattagattttcataatttgttatagtttatcaccaaacagagtacaagaacacaaaattttatgtCTCTGTCCATCGGTGTCTTGTCCTGTCCTattctcagtgtcttgtcctgtcctgttcTCAAAAACAAACGCAGCCCTGAAGACATGTTGCTTACTCGCCGGGCTGGGGTGGATGCCCTGGGGAAATATATTCAGGTTGGCaatcgttttcttcttcttcttttttttttttgccttttgTACTGGTCTATTTTCGACTTATTCTACTTACCTTGTTGTCTTAGGTTGTTGCTTCTCGGCTTTTATGCGTTGGTCGTACTACGGAATTGCTTGGAGTCGAACAACAAGTTGCTGTTGAGAAGCTTGTCGCTTTAGAACGTAtggtgaaaaagaaagaagagattaTTATTGACGTCACTTCCATAATGAAGGACAGGGAAGATGAAATTGCCCGGCTTCAGGATCAGATTCGTCTCCTCCAGAGTGAGATCAAAGACAATGATAAGATAAAGGGCGAGATGATTGCCCGTATCCACGAGTTGGAGGATGAAGGTATAGAGATGTTTACTTCTGGGTTCGACCGAGCTGTTTCTCAGGTTTCGCTTTTTGCGCCCGAGTTTGATGTTCGTCAACTTGACGTGACAAAAATTGTTATTGATGGGAAATTGGTCTAGGATGAAGCGAGTGAAGACCATGATGAAAATGTCCCCCCTCTTGTTTGAATTTCGAGAATTTGTATATTTTGTTTGAAGGTCGATATTTTGGTACTCTTAAACTGTTGGGGCCGGCTTTGTTCCGGTTTTATTGACTGCTTATCCGACCTATGGTGTCGGAATTGACTCTTAAACTGTTTTGACGTTTTTGAATGTTTCATCTCTTGTGATTCCAACTTTGTTTCTGTTGGTTCGATATTTGTTTGAATATGATAGAGTAGTATAGAGATGTACAATTTGTTTTATTCATATGAAAAAGGTCCTCATGTTTGAGGTATGTGGGATggtcggcctcgttaaaacctacCCGAGTAAAACCCTCCTTAGGGAAAAACCTCGTggttaggaaaaagagtacatggCCATCCTACAGGTTACAATGACTTGATTAACTATAATAGGACTTGAGTGACAAAATGTTCCATGTATTTGGCATGGCTATTCCATCTAATGTTTCTAAACAGTAAGCTCCCCTTCCGATGACTTTAGCGATTTAGAAGGGTCCCTCCCAGGTTGCCGCCAACTTCCCGTGACCTGGAGGTTTCCGAACATCTTCAAGTTGTCTCAGCACTAGATCTCCTTCTTTTAGAGTCCTCGACCGGGCTTTCTTATTGTATTGTCTTTTCATAGCCATCTGCATTGACCTTTGCCTCAATTCTGTGATATAGTGTCCTTCGTGAATGACGTCGAGCTCGTACGTCTGGCTTCCGTGTTGACGTTCTCATCAAAGTGTTCGGTCCTAGTTGAGCCTTGCCTGAGCTCTAGGGGAATCATGCATTCAGATCCGTATACTAGTCGAAGGGACTTTCTTTCGTTGTGGACTGGGGAGTTGTGTTATAACTCCACAGTATTTCGGGTATAAGTTCTGCCCATCGACCCTTAGCTTCTGTTAGTTTTTTCTTTAGGGCCTACAAAATCACCTTGTTAGCCGCCTCTGCGAGCCCATTGCTTTGTGGGTGTTCGACAGAGGCAAAATGATGTTTAACATGTAAATTGGTTAAAAATGAAGTAATTTTTTATCGGTGAATTGCCTACCGTTATCAGAGATAATTTCTCTGGGTAAACCATATCTACAAATAATGAATTTCCAAATAAACTTTTGTACCTTGATCGAGGTTATCTTCGCCAATGgttgtgcttctatccattttgtaaAGCAATCAATGGCTACCAAAAAGAATTTTACCTGCCCTGGTGATACCGGAAATGGTCCGAGGATATCCATGCCCCATTTGTGGAACGGCCAGCAAATGTCGGACGTGTGCAATGTTTTCGGCTGGACTGTGTGTTAGTGGTGAGCACTTTTGGCATGCATCGCATTTTAACACCTTGTTTGTGCAATCCGATCTTAAGGTCGGCCAATAGTAACCTGCCCGCAGGATTTTTGTTGCTAAACTTCTTCCTCCTACATGATGGCCGCAGATGCCTTCATGGATTTCGGCAACTGCCGCTTTGGCATCATCCTCTCCAAGGCACTTAAGTAATGGTCGGGAGAAGCCGCGTCTGTACAAGTCGTTCCCGATAAGGGTGTAATTACTTGCTTTATTTTTAAAAGACCTCGGCTCTCCCTCTAGTACTGTTCTAGTCTTCAGATAATGGATTAGAGGATTTCGCCAATCTCTTTCCTGTGTCACACTTAAAACAGATTGCATATCTAAACTAGGTTTCATTAGTGTAAGATGAACCAAATTTTTTTAGTGATGAGCATCACTATATCTAGCTAGCTTAGACAAGATATCTGCTCTACAATTTTGTTCTCGGGGCATGTGTGTTATTTCAAATATTTGGAAACTCATTATCATGCTTTTAGTAATGTTTAAGTATTTTTCTAGGAGGGGATCTTTAGTTTAAAAATTACCAGTTACCTGTTGTACTACGAGTAAGGAATCGCAGTACACTCGCAGCTTTGGCACCTCTATTTCCTTTGCAAGTCTTAGTCCTGCTAGTAACGCCTCGTATTCGGCTTGATTATTTGTTACTTGGAACAGGAATTTGATTGACTGTTCTGCGTATACCCC from Arachis ipaensis cultivar K30076 chromosome B09, Araip1.1, whole genome shotgun sequence includes these protein-coding regions:
- the LOC107619176 gene encoding uncharacterized protein LOC107619176, producing the protein MKGVSFNGFSLFLLFFFTLFMSLSSISALSQSGSDLPPVKFIIGGEENLGPWKYEMSQMTHMGPAPGPNGEDTLVLAANRTKRPDILRGFRRYRGGWDITDRHYWASVGFTGAAGFILAVLWFISFGLALGIHLCCGWGISIKHKESNRSQRICLILLISFTFAVVTGCILLSVGQDKFHGEALGTLQYVVNQSDYTVQTLRNVTEYLSLAKTINVNQIPLPSDVMDDIDKLNVDLNTAANTLSEKTEENSVKVRRVFDAVHLALIVVAAVMLLLAVIGLLLSILGHRHAILIFVISGWLLVATTFILCGMFMIINNAISDTCMAMGEWVENPHTESALSDILPCVDQRTTNKTLFQSKQVVNNIANVVNQFIYNTANINATKGSLGYYNQSGPGMPSLCYPFDPQYQERQCTAQEVSSANASMVWKNYECEVSESGICTTVGRVTPAIYSQLVAAVNESYALEHYTPLLLNLQNCNFVRDAFAGITTSYCPPLTHYLKIVNAGLGLISVGVLLCLVLWLLYANRPGKGDVFGKLSLSEKLKSRFSKNRNSTNSSLSNAGSEV